The genomic DNA AAAACACAGAAAATCCTATTGAGTTTAAATTTAATTCTGAATGGTTGGAGAAGATGTCTTTCAAAGATGTTGTGGAGTTAGCATCTCATTTTACAGTACAGCAAATGCTTGAGCGTGATAGTTTTGAAAAGAGAATTGAAGATAGTAAGCCACTTTATGTCCATGAATTTTTCTACCCACTTATGCAAGGTTACGATAGCGTAGAATTGGAAGTAGATGTGGAAATTGGTGGAACAGACCAAACTTTTAATATGCTTGCTGGTAGAACTTTGCTGAGACAGTATAAAAATAAAGAAAAAATTGTTGTGACAGGAACTTTACTAGAAAATCCTGTGACAGGAGAAAAGTTGATGAGTAAAAGTTTGGGAACTGGAATTGGATTGAACGAAGAACCAAACGAAATATTTGGAAAAGTGATGGCACTACCAGACGAAGCAATTGCGCAGTGTTTTGAAGGTTGTACTTATCTGCCAATGAGTGAAATTGAAACCATAAAACAACAAATGAAAAATGGAGAAAATCCTCGTGATTTCAAAATGCAATTGGCAGAAACCATAGTAAAGATGTATTATGGAGATAGTGAGGCAGGAAATGCAAAAGAGTATTTTATAAATACATTTGCAAAAAAACAGACACCAGAGCAAATTCCAGAACTGAAACCTACAGAAAATAATATCATCGTAGTATTATTGGAAGCTGGATTTGTAAAAAGCTCTTCAGATGCCCGCCGAGCTATAGAGCAGGGTGGTGTGAGAGTAAACGAGGAAAAAATAGATGATTTTAAATATGAGGTAAAAATAGGTGACATAATTCAAAAAGGAAAAAGATTTTTTGTAAAAATTATATAAATGTTAGACGAATTGAAAAAACAACTAAAAGATTTACTATCTTTTGAAGTAAAATTAGAATTTCCACCAAATAAGCAGATGGGTGA from Candidatus Magasanikbacteria bacterium includes the following:
- the tyrS gene encoding tyrosine--tRNA ligase gives rise to the protein MEINTDAQKIEEILTRSVDTIYPTKEKFEDLLKSGKQLRIYTGIDATADYVHLGHSTNYIMLKRLHELGHKIIVLVGDFTAMVGDPTDKTSARVQLTKEQVLENSKTFKEQIGKILDFENTENPIEFKFNSEWLEKMSFKDVVELASHFTVQQMLERDSFEKRIEDSKPLYVHEFFYPLMQGYDSVELEVDVEIGGTDQTFNMLAGRTLLRQYKNKEKIVVTGTLLENPVTGEKLMSKSLGTGIGLNEEPNEIFGKVMALPDEAIAQCFEGCTYLPMSEIETIKQQMKNGENPRDFKMQLAETIVKMYYGDSEAGNAKEYFINTFAKKQTPEQIPELKPTENNIIVVLLEAGFVKSSSDARRAIEQGGVRVNEEKIDDFKYEVKIGDIIQKGKRFFVKII